The genomic window CTTACTTGCATTTGACCTTATAGATGGAGGCTGCAATACACAGGATTGCCCAAGCAGTAATAACACGTTCCAATACGAAACAGGGAGAGAACGTGAGAACCAAACCTTGGGGTTTTCCCCCCAATTCAAGTCGTTTTTTTACCTTTTGCTGCTTGTCCATCTTCAAGTTCAGGATAAATAAcgtagacaggagagaagataaAGTCCAGATCATGTTGTTTTTTGGTAGGAGGGGGACAGGCCGAGAGAGGGGAGTCACATTCTAGAATTCTGGATGGGACAGGAAACTAAAGCAGGACATGGAAAGACAACAAGAAGAGAAGTCATCTTGAGTAACAGGTCGAACCAGGAACCGACATGGCTTCAGCAGGAGTGGCAGGGGTGACGCGGTAGGCTTCACTGGCGTGACCCCGGATAACGCCCCTCGCTGGGCCCACTCCCACGTCCAGAGCCAAAGCTGGGTTTCTGTGCCATTCCCCCTCTGTTAGCAGGTCCCCTGGGCCCACCTATTCTCTCGCGTGGCCCCCCCGGGCCACTCGGACCCCTGGGTCGGATGTCACGCCGATCCCCTTCTCGTGCCGAGCGAgttttcttctcctccacatTCAGACGCACGTCCCCTCTGAACTTTATAGGCTGAGGAGACATGCGGGTAAAACAACATCAGAAACGGGATATTCTTTAGACAGAAAACAGAGCTAAAATGTAAAACAGCATCACAGTAGAAGGAAAAACGTATTTAACATGAAATGAAGTCAACGTTACCCTATTGCTTAAGATCTTCTGAACTGGCTCAGAATCGTCAAAGACCACAAATCCAAAGTTGGGAAGCTTTCCTCCACTGTTTATCCTCAACTCAAGCACAGTACCGTACTCTGGAAGAGAAAACAAAAGGTCTGATGAGAAATCTTTTACCAGTTGGGGAATGTCCATGTTGCTGTTTGTATGTCCAAATATGCTGCAACCATGACATGGCcaaccaccagagggcagtacAACAGTACGTATTGGCTAGGTGACTTGTTGATGGAATATCTGAATCACAAGTGTATTTTTGGTAACACTAAGCTTAACATTTAAGGTAAGCCTAATGCAAAGATCCCCAAGAGGCCTATTTTGCATGGATACATTGACTAATACACAGTAGAAGATATTCAAATTGAGACTTACGCTCAAAGAACTCCTTAAGCTCCGTCTTGTCCACATCGTGAGGGACGTTTCCAACGAAGAGCTGGTGGCTGTCTGGATATCTGATTGCACGACGGACCTCAGTAGGTGAATGCTCGCCTTCCCGCACTTTAGGGTAGAGATCGTTTATTTACTTTTAATTACATTCGGATCTAGTGGAGCATCAGACACCTTTTGACATAGTACTGCGTCAAACGGAAAATTCTGGAGTACCCAACTAAAGACCTTGTTAAGGTCAGCGCTCGTTAGAAGATAAACAGGACAGGCTGTGTCATTGAAAGCTGATTGGTATAGTTTGTGGTTCTGTTCCATGATGAGATAAATAAAACCATTATTATGAGATGCTGCAGTGATTTTCTATTTGCATAAACGCAAGATAACACAAAGGCAAATGAAGTGCAACATGTTTTATTAATTCTAATCTTTGTAGAGGCAGATGGTTTTGATCAGCAAAGGAGTTGTTCATATCAAACTGAAGGTAATGAGTCTGGTAGGCCACATAAAAATGTGTGCGCACCAGTGTGAAACAGACAAGAGACTTAAGCACTGGATAGAGATACGGTATTTACAAAGATGGGAGGAACATGGAACAGTCTCTGATAAGCACAATGCTCCAGGTCTAACAGTTGAGTAAAACCatactggggtgtgtgtgtgtgtgtggtgctgtacCTGGTCTGGGTCCCCTGTGTAAGGGAGTGGGTCCGCCGGGACGTGGATCTCGTGGTcgctggtctctctgtgttctctgtgtcgaTGCTTGGGCTTCCGCCTTCACCTCTACCCTCGGCTACAACAGCAGAATTAATGAGTGTGTCACTAGCGCTGAATGCTTGAGGTTGGTTAACAAAGTTAGGCCATGTAGTGCACATGAAAAATGTATAGTGATTGAATTCTTCTCAAATATAAgcaacatgtatttttttttatcactgaACAACAAAAAAGGGACATACTGGTGCTGATGCAACTTTGACAACGTGAGGGGGGATTCCTGACACGTGGACTGCCCCACTGGGAGGAAGGTTTTTACTGGTGACCGACGCCCATGAGAATGGCTGCGAGAGGAACATTTGTTGATTAAGGTACTCGGAAAACATCAATAAAAATTGatttcataaaaataaaacattcctACTGCAAATAAAACATCTtggaaaaaagaaataaaacactCCAGAAGCTTACCCTGTTCTCCTCTACCACAGAGGGCGCGAGGTCAGCTGCTGAGTCGGAGGCAGCAAGACATTTCTCAGCCAGCTCAGGTTCTGTGAGGGGCTCTGGCTCCAGGCTTAACTCCTGTTCTGCCTCCAcagccacctccacctccttctcacaCTCAGGCTCTGGGGTCACagcagcctcctcctcttcttcctgctccACAGGCACAGCTGGCTCTGAGCTGCAACAGCACACACCTCATCAACTCACTGGAAATGCATGCCATTTCCAGAAGCAACGCTTTATTTGTATTAGTCAAAAATAACAGATGAAACAATTCAGGCAGCCAATATGATGTTTGTGTACCAGGGTGTCTGTTCATAGAAACCATCGGTCTGGTCTTCAACCACATCAGGTGATGGTACTCTTTCATCTATGTCCTCAACCTCATCCTCGGACTCTGATTAAAAtgagcacaaacacaaaagaTATAGTACCATGTTATAGCACCTCTGAAAACTCCTAATATTTCTGCATCTCTACAATGTGGATAAACCCAAATGGTTTCACTCCATTTGTTCATAAAACAGTAGATAAGCAATACACTAAATTCAGAGCATTTAACAACTCACCTTCAGGGGCGTCCGAGTCCGAGTCTCCAAAAACCTCATCTTGATAGCGGAACACATCATTGTGAACGTAGAACTTGTTTGCAACAGTGCCCTAGAAAACGTGATACATTGCAAGGTAAAGCAGACTTATACTCACGACAAGTGTCACCACAGTAGAGGCCAACTGATATCAGCCTGCAGATATCGACAACCGAAATTGGTTGATCGTTACTCTCTAGCGACAgaaaaaaacaaggaaatatATTCCAAGTGCAGCTTTACTGCATAGCAGTATTACCAGCATACGTACTTATCATTTtcaaaaataaattatatagCCATGGGGCACACCAGATCAGTAACAGAGACAACGCCTCCGGCATCCATTACAGAAGGAGACCTGCACACACTCAGAAGCACCATGGAGAGAACCCCCTTCATACCCTCCCAAGCAGGGGCACAATCACCAATTAGCCTCCAACAAGCTCCCCAGCAGCAGACAATTGGTGATTAGGGCCCAAAGAAGAAAGCCCAGAGGCAATACCAGGGGAAATGAGGTAAGACGAAGAACAAAGCTGCTAATGAGTGTTCTTTTCTGGCTCATAGACAACGGCAACACCATCCAGCTGACCTTCTGGGTTCGTATGGATGCATATAACCAATATACCACCACCCCCCCGTACGAACGAGCATATTTTGTAACGCCAACCCCCTGAAGACCTGAAACCCTCAGAGCTTTTCAAGGTCAAAGTAAGTAAAATTAGGTAACTTCAAAAAGGGGGAGGTTAGGTACTTGATCACAAGTACCTAATGCAAGAGCCTTCCACTAAAAAAGGTAGAAGATAGGGATGAATATCTAAGACGATTTTATCGTTTAAAGAGGTAATTCTGCCCAAGCAGCTTACCTCAGGGGCAAGCACAAAAGTCTGCATGAACTTGCGCATAGGCTGCCTGTTGTTGGACAGCTCCCCCATGACCTGGACCACCACCCCCTCGTTCAGGGTGGAGTGGGCATCCACGTGCCGGATCTTGGTGTGGCAGTCACGGAAGCTTAGGGCCAATACCTTCTTATGAATCTCCTGGTGATTACAAATAAAACACGTCAATGTTAAGCAGAGATATAGGTAACTGACAATGTATAAGGAACACTGGAGTTTCTGATACTTACAGACTGACCGTACACAGCCTCGAATGGTTTTCCATTTCCGTCTACGCCTCCATGCACATAGGACGAGTTCTTGCCATAGAACCTGACAAGTATTAGCATCACAATACAATGGTGAGTAACAACTTTGCCAACAGACATCCAGACAAGACCAAGTCATCTTGGTCAGCTTTACTAGTTTGGATGTTTTATTCATAAATTGATGTTTTGTTTGcaccaaacaaaaaaagaaccaAAAAGTATTGGGACTCGGGTACTACTAAATAATTTCTGTATAGTGTTGTGGAACCAGTACCTAGATCTGCATTGCATCAAGAAATGACAGTGGTTCATGTGACGATTACCTGTGCAGATAGTCAGGAGCCTGGTTAAGAAGTGTGTAATACTGTCGGACAAACTCCCGCCCGACGAGCTGGGCACTTGGCTTCTCCATCACCATTTCTTTGGTCAGCTGGATGAATCTGAAGAGATGAAATGGGTTTGGTCATACAAGTGTAACAGATACTGACCCAACAAATTAGGACTGCGAGCTGCAGCCATTTATGGAAGACAGCCATGGTCCTCTTGGGGAGCGGGTCAGGGGACTACAGATAGCTTAGCTTGCTGCTTAActctctaatacacaaacattatATAATGCAATAGCTTCTCCAAAACCAAAACAGTCAATATACAATATTTCACACATTGAATACACATTCTGAGTGTGCCATAGCATTGTTGTTTGAAGTCTTTTCTTCACAAGAATATCGAAAAACTTAACTTTGGGCCCTAACATGTACATCGAAGCTGATATTACTATTGCTTGTTACCAATTCATTAGGCCCATTTAAGTTAAATCGTTCTTTACAGTACATCAGGGTACCCTCCAAGGTGTGATATACATCACGTAACAGTACATTACCTTATTGTAAACATGGAGTGGTTATGTGACAGTGAAAATTTGATTTAGAACGTTCAATTTACGCCTGAACGGAACAAGAGAACGTGTATACTATTTTGTCATAAGGGGAGAGAACGCCTTCCAAGTCAAGCCCTTGCAACCTAGCAAGTTATGGACGTTAGCTTGCAGGGGCAAAATACATCACGCGTACAGCAGTGAAGTTAGGAAGACTTGCAGAGGTCAATCAATGGCCGTGCTAGGATGTTCTTCTAGCTGCCTTGCTAGTTAGCGAAGTACACACCCGCACGACATACCCAATCCaggtagcttgctagctaacacTAATCTGTTATCTAACGTGTTGACTGACACGACGGCTGTGTTGAAGAACCAGCTCAAGTTATCAATTTAACTTTCCACTGGTTATGAAAGTATTTTAGATGCAATTAACGTGAGACTAACGTTGGCCCTAGCACGAAAGCTGAACAATATaggctagctaggctaacatgGTCAGGCACATTACAAAGCACGTGTCGCACGACAACTCCACTGCACTGAATTGTTAGCCCGTCTCGAGGATTAGCCAATTGCCCGGCTCTAATATTAGCTATTGATACAATTTGAATAATCTAGTCGTCAACAGCGCGATTTGGTTAACTTGATGTAGCCTTTTCTGATTAtgttaattaattaaaaaaaatcttatacaatatatatatatatacacacacacacacatatgtgtcAAGTAGTACATAGGTAGCATCGTTAGCAGTGTCAGTCGGTAACACAAGATATTTAGGAAACAAGGATAGAATAAAGGGATGACAAATACATCAGTTAAAAAGATTAGACAAGCCGAATTAGCCAACTGTGCGAAATCTTGGCTAGATGGAAAGCTACGCTACATTACGGCCTATCCTGCTAGATACCGTAGGCAGTCAGTAGCACTTTTAGTATTTTACAATGCAAGACAAGATGAGCGATAAATAAGTGATCTTACCAAGAGTCAATAGTTGAAGTGGtaatttacagaatatcctccAGCGGCGACCAGGAGGTTGCTAGACTAGCTGTCTAGCTAGAAAGAAGGTTTGCTAGTGGCTTAAAACGTGTTACCTTGGTTTCTTACCGGTTTTAGATACAAAACTACAACCGAACATGAACAGGAGAACGCCAATGCTTTTACAGAAGCGATTGTAGATTTCACCAATAAAATGTGTCCAATTTTAAAATGTCTGGCAACAGCCAATAGTTGTAGACTATGCATGTACCTGGAGCGTCTATACAACCAATTGCAGAGTAGGCCCAGAGATGCTCTGGTAGGCCCTTGTGCATAGCAAGCTAGATAACGCACCGAATGCGGTTCCAGTGTTACGGAGAATACAGTTCCCCTGTTCACCCTTCCTTGCGCGTGCACGAAATCATTACGTTTTCTCTTGTTGCTTGGTTGAGCTGAATGTgatttatataaaaaataaaattaaaaaagaatgtgatttatatatgaTGTTGGTTAGTTAATTTGCACTTACACGCtttaaatcagaatcagaataaaaTATAGTATAGTAAGTTGTTTTGCTCAATCGCTAGTCAGTCCCTGTTTTCAGAGTCTGTAACAGCTAGCTAGTGCTAATAAGTCTTGATCGGAGGGTTGTTTATATATTAGTTTATATACTAATTGTATCGTTGTGTGTGAGGAAAGTGGTCCCCCCTGTATATTATCGTCAAAATCATAATAAATGGccagactgtaatatacaggggggggggggggggggggggggcacttccccctgtgttctcagtgtaagaGACTGGTGTGTATAGATGAAACgtagtaggcctacacattaTGATCCCTGTAAAATAATGAATGACAGTTGAGTATCCTAAAATTACAACACCGACTTTCCTACTTATCTTGCAGTAGAATTTATTTGTGCCTGAAACAAAACGAAAGGTTGTGTGTTAAAAACGACACTACAATAATAAAATTAAtaacaaaaaactaaaatatACACAACCGTCCGAACAAGACAATGCTCACGTAGAACTTGGCATTTTCAGTTAAAATTGGCATACCGTAGCACTGTAAATTATTATACCATACTTTAAAGCCTGTATTTAAGTGcaaattaactaacaaacatcaTTATATGTACCTTATGCTCATGGAAAGTAGGTAGAGTACACTATAAGCTAACACACGCAATTATATAAATCACATTCAGCTCAACCAAGCAACAAGAGTTATGATTTCGTGCACGCGCAAGGAAGGGGGAACAGGGGAACTAAATTCTCCGGAACACTGGTCCATGCGTTTAACATGTTAAACCACTTGAGGGCGACACAACTCATCTAGTCCTTTGCTCATCTCGTATAATCGAATTTCGCACCAAATGTACATGTTGGTTCACTGCATAATGCTGCTACTCATGAAGAATTTCAAAGTATGCAGATATGCCAGCTGACTCAAACATTAGAGACA from Osmerus mordax isolate fOsmMor3 chromosome 12, fOsmMor3.pri, whole genome shotgun sequence includes these protein-coding regions:
- the g3bp1 gene encoding ras GTPase-activating protein-binding protein 1 isoform X1, with translation MVMEKPSAQLVGREFVRQYYTLLNQAPDYLHRFYGKNSSYVHGGVDGNGKPFEAVYGQSEIHKKVLALSFRDCHTKIRHVDAHSTLNEGVVVQVMGELSNNRQPMRKFMQTFVLAPEGTVANKFYVHNDVFRYQDEVFGDSDSDAPEESEDEVEDIDERVPSPDVVEDQTDGFYEQTPCSEPAVPVEQEEEEEAAVTPEPECEKEVEVAVEAEQELSLEPEPLTEPELAEKCLAASDSAADLAPSVVEENRPFSWASVTSKNLPPSGAVHVSGIPPHVVKVASAPPRVEVKAEAQASTQRTQRDQRPRDPRPGGPTPLHRGPRPVREGEHSPTEVRRAIRYPDSHQLFVGNVPHDVDKTELKEFFEQYGTVLELRINSGGKLPNFGFVVFDDSEPVQKILSNRPIKFRGDVRLNVEEKKTRSAREGDRRDIRPRGPSGPGGPRERIGGPRGPANRGGMAQKPSFGSGRGSGPSEGRYPGSRQ
- the g3bp1 gene encoding ras GTPase-activating protein-binding protein 1 isoform X2; this encodes MVMEKPSAQLVGREFVRQYYTLLNQAPDYLHRFYGKNSSYVHGGVDGNGKPFEAVYGQSEIHKKVLALSFRDCHTKIRHVDAHSTLNEGVVVQVMGELSNNRQPMRKFMQTFVLAPEGTVANKFYVHNDVFRYQDEVFGDSDSDAPEESEDEVEDIDERVPSPDVVEDQTDGFYEQTPCSEPAVPVEQEEEEEAAVTPEPECEKEVEVAVEAEQELSLEPEPLTEPELAEKCLAASDSAADLAPSVVEENRPFSWASVTSKNLPPSGAVHVSGIPPHVVKVASAPPRVEVKAEAQASTQRTQRDQRPRDPRPGGPTPLHRGPRPVREGEHSPTEVRRAIRYPDSHQLFVGNVPHDVDKTELKEFFEQYGTVLELRINSGGKLPNFGFVVFDDSEPVQKILSNRPIKFRGDVRLNVEEKKTRSAREGDRRDIRPRGPSGPGGPRERIVSCPIQNSRM